From Daphnia pulicaria isolate SC F1-1A chromosome 4, SC_F0-13Bv2, whole genome shotgun sequence, one genomic window encodes:
- the LOC124337527 gene encoding tRNA (adenine(58)-N(1))-methyltransferase non-catalytic subunit TRM6-like, translating into MDLVQNDEFVIVQRKSQVSLHQLPKKQGKKWTVKIGRDKVDISSVVGKPHGTFKLVREKDGKNSVFTLEPSDEIVEMKDKMKDLNSGENNKEIWDDGTSQQLKKEDIEELRGQGLTGSEIVTQLVENSKTFQIKTEFSQEKYLNKKEEKYSEWVDILKPNIRHLAKHFHSQDPMQILNLRPDTLAMIMSLANIKSNGKFGVFDGGCQGLVTAAILDRIQGHGTVWNLFLKGTPQKRVIQAMNFTPEQLKPLKNCSLYKLKETLAKEENADGDEVPAKMIKLDEDAAPPLEFGSLDGMVIVCRRPTTIAKELVKLLAPSGNFVIFSPYSEPLSETYIQFRECNLAVNLQLTETWFRTHQVLPLRTHPEVNMSGSGGYILSGIKVVS; encoded by the exons ATGGATTTAGTCCAAAATGATGAATTTGTTATAGTTCAAAGAAAAAGCCAAGTGAGTCTACACCAGCTGCCTAAGAAACAGGGCAAAAAATG GACTGTTAAGATTGGGAGAGATAAAGTCGATATCTCATCTGTGGTGGGAAAACCTCATGGGACTTTCAAGCTTGTACGTGAAAAAGATGGCAAAAACAGTGTGTTTACACTTGAACCATCAGATGAGATTGTGGAGATGAAAGATAAAATGAAAGACCTCAACTCTGGAGAGAACAATAAAGAGATTTGGGATGATGGCACATCTCAACAACTGAAGAAAGAAGATATTGAAGAATTAAGAGGTCAAGGGTTGACTGGAAGTGAAATAGTCACTCAACTAGTTGAAAACAGCAAAACTTTCCAAATCAAGACTGAATTCTCACAGGAAAAGTACCTcaacaaaaaagaggaaaaatattCTGAATGGGTTGACATTCTGAAACCTAATATCAGACACTTGGCTAAACACTTCCATTCCCAAGACCCCATGCAAATATT gaATTTACGTCCCGACACCCTTGCGATGATTATGTCCTTAGCCAACATCAAGAGCAACGGCAAGTTTGGTGTTTTTGATGGAGGGTGTCAAGGATTAGTCACAGCTGCTATTCTGGATAGGATTCAAGGGCACGGCACTGTCTGGAACCTGTTCCTAAAAGGAACACCGCAAAA GCGAGTGATCCAAGCGATGAACTTTACTCCGGAGCAGTTGAAACCCCTGAAGAACTGCAGTCTCtacaaattgaaagaaacgCTTGCGAAAGAAGAGAATGCGGATGGAGACGAGGTACCGgctaaaatgataaaattagACGAAGATGCTGCGCCACCACTGGAATTCGGGTCACTCGACGGGATGGTAATTGTCTGTCGTCGACCGACCACCATCGCCAAGGAACTGGTGAAACTTTTGGCCCCATCTGGCAATTTTGTGATTTTCAGTCCATACTCCGAG CCACTGAGTGAAACGTACATACAATTCCGCGAGTGCAACCTGGCCGTCAATCTGCAACTAACCGAAACCTGGTTCAGGACTCACCAAGTTTTACCGCTTCGAACACATCCCGAAGTGAACATGAGTGGATCCGGCGGATATATCCTTTCTGGAATCAAAGTTGTCTCGTGA
- the LOC124337531 gene encoding uncharacterized protein LOC124337531, with protein MLAFKHLVARTAQFLVRSNRCRRNTRLFRPLQHVLNFSLASGFVVTFNDDENQEDEVKTKVNVAEPQEYSNTFKLQQAANSAVDSSILVLSSSFHTFQFTHQIYVSLLGSAIKALLTSIEVGPVMVERLGIEEHISQLQSEIFNQKQQISDSLYVYNESTKLLNQAANISFLVGNEVSSGLASTHLHNVQQEVDKMKNEATQLETEYLELQMQYIVKSQST; from the exons ATGCTAGCTTTTAAACATCTGGTAGCTCGAACAGCCCAATTCTTAGTCAGATCAAATCGATGTCGCAGAAATACCCGGCTATTTAGACCTTTGCAGCACGTTCTAAATTTCAGTTTGGCTAGCGGTTTTGTCGTTACTTTCAACGATGATGAGAATCAGGAAGATGAAGTGAAAACTAAAGTCAATGTAGCTGAACCTCAAGAATACAGCAACACGTTTAAACTTCAACAAGCTGCAAACAGTGCTGTAGACTCCTCAATATTGGTTTTGTCTAGTTCGTTTCACACATTCCAATTCACCCATCAGATATATGTGTCATTACTGGGATCTGCTATAAAAGCCCTCTTAACTAGTATTGAGGTTGGCCCTGTCATGGTCGAAAGGCTGGGAATTGAGGAACACATTTCTCAGTTACAGTCAGAAATTTTCAACCAAAAACAGCAAATAAGTGATAGCCTTTATGTTTACAATGAATCCACGAAATTGCTCAATCAAGCGGCTAATATATCTTTCCTGGTGGGCAATGAAGTTTCATCTGGTTTAGCGTCCACTCATCTTCACAATGTTCAACAAGAG GTTgacaagatgaaaaatgaagcaaCACAACTAGAGACAGAATATTTGGAATTGCAGATGCAGTATATAGTCAAGTCCCAGTCAACATGA